A segment of the Brevibacterium zhoupengii genome:
AAGCGCGTTCCCATTCTCCGAGGTCGGCTCGCAGCCGTCTTCTTCGAGCATCCCCTCGTACGCGAGGAGGATCAGGTCACCGTCGCCGAGGATGGGGCTGGTTCCCGTCGTCTGTGAGCCGAACCCCTGGGCCGGGTGACAGGCGTTCGCCACCTCGGGGATTTCAAATGACCACGCTTCGCTGCCATCGGCCCAGGAATAGGCGACCACTTCACCCGAATAGTCATCGATGATCACATTCTCTCCTGCGGAGTATGCCTGGGCTCCTCCACTCGGATCGTCATTGATCTGGACATCGATGCTCCACAGCTCGTCACCTGCAGAGTCAATCGCACGCAGTTTCTCCGCAGACCAGTCGGAAACCAGTGCGTGGCCCGCTCCGTCGTCGACGATCAGGGTTGCGCGGTAGTCGAGGTCGATCGGATCAGCGAGGGTGGGAGTTGCCTCAGGTGATGGTGTCGCAGCCTCCTGCGAAGGCGCAGAAGTGCACCCACTGAGAACCAGCAGCGCCGTCGCCGCGGCGAAGACTGTCGCCCACTTCATCGGTCGTTTTTCCAGGTCATGCCTAGATCATATGTCCCGGCGCACGGTTTCTGACTCGAGACTCGTGTGATCCCCACCTCGACGCAACGCTGCCGTGTCGAAACTCCTGTGCACGCACAGGGGTGTCCACTCCAGGAGTGTCTCGGCAAGCGATCGGCGCACCCTGTCAGAGGAACGCGAAACCGATCAGGCCTGCGGCGATGACTGCGGCCCAAGCAGGCAGCTTCCATTTCACCTGCGCGATGAAGACGCCCACGGCGAGCGCCAGGGTGGCAGGTGAGGTGATGCCCTGGGTGAATACCGGATCGTAGAGGGCGGCAGCGAGTATGCCGACCACGGCGGCGTTGACTCCCAGCAGGGCCCGGCGCACTGCCTGCGCGCTCCGAAGTCGCTCCCAGAAGGGCAGGGCGGCGATGACGAGGAGGGCTGCCGGCAGGAAGATCGCCAGGAGCGCGATGGCCGCACCGATCAGACCTGTCGGCCCCGTGGTCGTGGAAGCACCGAGGAATGCGGCGAACGAGAACAGAGGTCCCGGGACTGCCTGTGCGGCACCGTACCCGGCGAGGAAGGAATCGTGGCCCACCAGTCCGGTCGCGACGGTCTCCGCCTCAAGCAACGGCAGCACGACATGGCCTCCGCCGAAGACGAGCGCACCGGCTCGGTAGAACACATCGACCAAGCGCAGACTAGCGTCACCGGTGACTGCGGTCAGGATCGGCAGCGCCACGAGCAGCACAATGAAGGTCGTCAGTGCAACGAGACCGACCTTCCGGGAAGTGCGCACCCCGAAGTCTGGTCGCGCACTGTCTCCAGCAGACTGCTCATCCGCATCCGGGCTCTTCGAGGCACCGTCTTGCGCAGCTTCGTCTCTTGCAGCTTCGTCTTGAGCAGCTTCACGACGCAGCCAGACGAGTCCGACGACACCACCCACAACGATCGCAGCCACCTGGACGAGCGGGCTCGGGATGAGCAGGATGATGATCATCGCGGCCCCCGCGATGGTGGCACGTTTGGCATCCGGCGTCAGGTTCTTCGCCATCCCGAGTACCGCCTGCGCGACCACAGCGACCGCGGCAGCCTTCAGTCCCGCCAGCCACCCCAAGCCCGTATCCCCGCCGAATGCGGCGACGCCGAGGGCGAAGGCGACGAGCACGATGGCTGAGGGCATGGTGAAGGCGAACCAGGCAGCCAACAGTCCTCCGAGGCCTGCCCGCTGCAGTCCGATCGCCATACCCACCTGGCTGGAGGCCGGTCCGGGAAGGAACTGACACAGCGCGACCAAGTCCGCGTAGGCGCCGTCAGAGAGCCACTTACGGCGGGCGACGAAGGTCTCGCGAAAGAACCCGAGATGCGCGACTGGACCGCCGAACGAGGTCACGCCGAGACGCAGGAACGCCCAGAACACTTCTCCGATCGTGCCGGGATGCCTGCGCTCATTCCCCACGTCTGCCATCGCTTCGCCCATTCTCACTATTCTGGCCGAGCCGACTCAGGCGGACTGTCAGATCGGCCGAATACGGCGATGAACTTCAGGATAACTTTTGCACCCCGTCCCCGCGGGCACCGCACATTGAGCGTCTGCCGCTACACCAGCCCCTGATCCTCGGCGACGCGGATTGCCCGTGACCGCGATTCGACGCCGAGCTTCGTGAACACATTGACCAGATGGCTCTTCACCGTCGCCTCGGTGACGAAGAGTTCCTGGGCGATCTGGGCATTCGAGGCTCCGGTGGCCAGCAGCTTCACCACGTCGCGTTCGCGGCGCGTCAGCTTCGGGCCCGGGTTGCGCATCGCGGCGACGACCTTCGAGGAGATTTCGGGAGGCAGGTAAGTCTCCCCGCGCGAGGCCTTCTCGATCGCAGTCGAAATGTCTTCGGGGTTGATGTCCTTGAGCAGATAACCGGCCGCTCCGGCATTGAGAGCGGCGACGATCTCCGAGTCGTTGTCGAAGGTCGTGAGGATGAGGACCGCGGGTTTGCTCGGCCGCGCGTTCAGCCGCTTCGTCACCTCGATGCCGTCGATGCCCTCCCCCAGCCGCAGATCGCAGAGCACCACATCGGGGGCGAATTCATCGACCAGGTCCAGCGCCTCCTCACCGGTGCTGGCCTCCCCGATGACGGCGATGTGGTCAGGGGCGTCGATGACGGACCGCAGGCCGGCCCGCACCACGGGATGGTCATCGACGAGGATCACTCGAATCGTCATGCGCTGTCTCCTTGTGTGCGTTGTCCTTCGACGTCCCCACCTTCGCCGAGGTTGTTCTGCCGAAAAGTCAGGGTCGGATTGTTGGGCAGCGTGGCTGAGATCGCGAAGCCCGAACCCGGAGTCGTCTCGATGACGAGTTCGCCTCCCAGCTCACGCATCCGGGATCCGATGAAGTCGAGTCCGAATCCGGATTCCGATTCGCGTTTTCGCGCCTCGGGATCGGCCATGCCGACACCGTCGTCGACGATGTCCATGCGGATCGACCCGTCGAGATCCATGAGGCTGACCATGACTCGTGAGGCGTGGGAGTGCTGTCGGACGTTGGCGAGCGCGGACTGCGCGGTCCGCAGCAGCGCCACCTCCACCTCGGCGGGCAGGGAGGGCACGGTCTCATCGACTTCGACGCGGCCGCGGATGGAGGTGTCGTCCTCCAGCCGGGTGAGCAGGCGGCGGAGGGCTGCGGTCAGGGCACCGTCCTCGAGTTCGGCCGGGGCGAGGGCGGCGATGATGCGGCGCACGTCTCGCGAACTCTGCGCGGCGAGGTCTTCGACCTGGCGCAGGACCTGGGCAGCATGGGCATCACTGGTCCTGTCCACCTCGGCGTGGGCGATGAGACGGATCGAGGAGATCTCCTGAGCGATCGTGTCGTGGATGTCGCGGGAGACCCGAGTGCGTTCCTGGATCTCGCCGGCGTGGCGCTGGGTCAGCGCCAGTTCGTCCTGGAGGTCAAGGAGATTCTGGTGGGCCAGCTCCAAGGATTGCAGCAGCTCTTCACGCCGGCGCCCCTCGCGCAGGAGTTCGATGTAGCCGCGTGAGAGTCCGAGCGCGAAGACCGCACCGATGAGTGATCCGATGATGCTGGCGGTGCCGACCGCACCGTAATGGGCCAAGGGTGCCACGACCGTCGCGATGTAGGTCAGCGCGGTGAAGACGACTGCGATGCGCAGGGAGAACAGGTGTCCGGCAAGCAGCCACAGGACGAAGGCGATCCAGATGAATTCGGCGGAGACCAGCAGGGTGCACAGCCAGGCGACGGCCAGGACCAGCAGCCACCATTTGGCCAGGACGATGGCGCCGCTGCGGGCGGCTCTCACAGCCCCGAGCGCGTACCAGCCGAGGAAGACGATGCTCACGGCGAAGGCCGCCAGAGGTGCTGCTCCGGCATCGATGGCGCGGATGCACGAGATCACGGTGAGAGCCAGGGCCATTGCGTGCTGGCCGATCTCCATCGTTCTCTCTGTCCACCCGCGTAGTTCCACGGTCCCACCTTCCTGCAAGTCGTTCCTCGCGTTTGTCGTCATTCCTGCCAACTCAATCACATCTGCGGCACCCGCGTGCGCTTTTCGACGGAGCCGGGGCCCGGCCATCGAGATGTCTCGACGACCAGGCCCCGCTTGTGCCAACTGACTGCGTCAGCTTTCAGCAGCTCTGATCAGTGCCTACCGTGGCCCGCCGAGGCTGTGGCCTCGTCCCGGTCCGACTCGGCCAAGAGCGGGGTTCCCTGTGTCGAAGCGCCGTCGGCCTGAACTCCGTCGGTCTGTGCTTCGTCGGCGAGCACCTCGTCGGTCTGTCCTTCGTCGGCGTACTTGTACTCCGAGTGCGTGATCGCCTTGTTGGGCCACCACATCTTGTTGCCGACCAGGCTGATGATGGCCGGGACGATGACCGTGCGCACGAGGATGGTGTCGACGAGGACGCCGACGCCGACGATGAGTCCCAGCTGCCCCAGGACCATCAGCGGCAGCATGCCCAGCGCCGCGAACACTCCGGCCAGGACGATGCCGGCGCTGGTGATCACGCCGCCGGTGTGGCTGATGGCTTCGATCATTCCCTGGCGAGCACCGTGGACGACCGATTCCTTCTTCGCCCGGTGGGAGAGGAAGATCGAGTAGTCGATGCCCAGTGCCACGAGGAACAGGAACGCGAGGATCGGAACCTGAGCATCGAGGGCTGCCTGGCCGAACATCGCTCGGGACAGGAACGCGCCGAGGCCGATCGCCGCGGCCGAGGATGCGACGTTGACCACGAGCAGGGTTCCGGCCACAAGCGGTGCACGGAGGATGCCGAGCAGGATGATGAAGCTGATGGCCAGGATCATCGGCGCGATCGTCAGGAAGTCCTGAGCGTTGCCGTCACGGGCATCGAGTTCGGTGGCCGCCGCGCCGCCGACCTGCGCGTTCGCACCGTCGATCGCGTGGACGTCGGAGCGGATGTCCGTGATCAGGTCGAGGCCTGCGGGGCTGTCGGGTTCGTATTCGCCGGTGACCATGACCTTCGAGATCGAGGTGCCCTCGGCCGTCGTCTCGTCGATGACGTTGGCGCGCACGACCCCGTCGATGTCGGAAACGGAGTCTGCAACCTGATCGGCGTGGGCGGAGTCGGCCACGACCCAGATGGGCTGCGATTCGCCGGGTGGGAAGTGCTCGGACAGGACGTCGAGGCCCTGCGCCGATTCGGACTGCACGCGGAACTTCTCGGACTGGTCCAGTCCCACCGAGGTGCCGATGAGTCCCGTGGCCATGACACCGAGGATGACGATTCCGGCGCCGAGGTGGATGCCGGGCTTCTTGACCACGCGAGTCGCGATGGTCCTCCAGATGGAGGGCTTTGCAGCGGGCGTGGCTGCGGATGTGGCTGCGGTCGCTTCGTCAGCAGCCGTCTCGTCGGCGGCAGTTTCGTCGGTGGCGTCCTGCACCTTGGGGACGAAGGGCCAGAACACTCCCTTGCCGCAGATCGCGAGAACCGGTGGCAGTGCGAAGAGCACGGCGGCCGCGGCGATGATGAGTCCGACCGCTGCGGTGATGCCCAGTCCGCGGGTTCCCGGGATGACGGCGAAGACGAGGCTGAGCAGGGACAGGACGACCGTCAGGTTCGAGGCGAGTATCGTTGAGGCGGTGTGGGTCCAGGCCGACCTCAGTGCCAGACGGTGGTCTGATTCGCGGCCCAGTTCCTCCCGGTAGCGGGAGATGAACAGGAGCGCGTAGTTGGCTCCGGCGCCGAAGACGAGGACGCTGATGATGCCCGTGTCGAACTGCAGGTCAAGGACGTCACCGATGGCCCCGGTCACCGTGGAGGCGAGCCCGTCGGCGGTGCCGATGACGATCAGTGGCAGCAGCCACAGGATCGGCGAGCGGTAGGTGATGATGAGCAGCAAGGCGACGATGACGATGGTCACGATGAGGAGCGTGAAGTCCGCGCCGCCGAAGGCAGAGGCGATGTCGGCGCCGATCGCGGGTCCGCCGGTGACCAGGAGGGACATTCCGGAATCCTCGAGCGCACCGGCCTGCGAGTCATCGGCGATGAAGTCGCGAAGTCCGTCGACGGTCTCAGCGGTGTCGGAGTTGGTCAGTCCGACCTCGATGGGGACCATGAGCAGCGCGGCCTTGCCGTCCTCGCTCATGATCGGTCGGCTGGCCTGGGACGCATCGTCACCGGACACGGAGTCCGCTGCATCGGATGACTCGCCGTTCTGGCTCGAATCTCCGTTTTGGCTCGAGTCTCCGTTCTGGGTCGAATCGCCGTTCTGGCTCGAGTCGATGTAGTCCCCGAGCGTGCCACCGAGCTTGCCCAGTTCGGCCTGCTCATCCGAGCTCAGTGTCGAACCGTCTTCGTGGGAGGCGACGACCATGACCGACTGCTTGTCGGCGTCCGGGAACTTCTGCAGGAGCTGGGCGGCCTGGGTGGATTCGGAGTCGGCCGGAGCTGATTCGTTGGCCCGGTCCTCGCCTGGTCCGGACAGGAGCCCGAAGAGGAGGGTGACGAGGATGACGATCCCGCCGAGGACGAACCACGAACCGCGCTTCGACACGAGTGTGTGCGCGCTTTTCGTCAGTGTTGTGTTCATGTCTCAAGCTCATCAATTTTCTGAGCTGGAAACATCGCCTAGGAGTTCAGACTAAATCTGCAACTTTCGATGGAGTAATGCCCCGGAACAACACCACGACACCCTCTGACCAGTGCAGATGTCCAGGATCCAGGTGGAGGTGCTGGCTAGGCGATGGAGGCGCCCGCCGCATCCATCTCGGCCAGGGCCAGTGTGGACGAGTCCTTGCCGACACCCGCGATGAGGTCCTGCAGAACGCGCACGGACCAACCGCCCTTGAGCGCGTCGAGGACCGTGGCGCGTACGCAATGATCGGTCGCGATTCCGACGACGTCCACCTCGGCGATGGTGAGCCTCGTCAGCAGATCGCCGAGGTGCTCCCCCGCGTCCGTCGTCCCTTGGAAGGCGGAGTAGTCGGGTGTGCCCCGGCCCTTGCGCACGTGGTCGGTGATGGCGTCGACGGAGAGCAGCGGGTCATACGCTGCACCCTCGCTGTCTGCGACGCAGTGGACTGGCCAGGTGTCGACGAAGTCGGGATCCTGGCTGAAGTGGCCGCCGTTGTCGCTGTCGGCATCATGCCAGTCGCGAGAGGCGATGATCGCGTCGTATTCGTCAGCGTGGGTGTCGACATAGCGCGTCACCTCTTCGGCAACACGGTCACCGCCGTTGACGCCGAGCGCCCCGCCCTCGGTGAAGTCGTTCTGGATGTCCACGATGAGAAGTGCCTTGCCCATACCTCGAGCATAGGCGCTTCTGCGCGAATATCAGCCCTGCTTCAGGGCTTTCTTCTGGGCCTGCTTCGCCGCTTTTGCTGCGGCTTTCTGTGCCGCCTTCTTGGCCGCCTGCTTGGTTGTCTGAGCGCCTGCGACGAGGAGGAGTCCGCCCAGCGCTGCGACGTTCTTCGAGAAGTGGGTCTTGTGTGCGGCGGCGTCTGCGCCGTCCATCTCCCAGAAGGAGTGACCGGCCAGAGTGGTCGGCACCAGGGAGCCGGCGAGGGCGAGCGCGGAGAGTCGTGGCTTGATGCCCAGCGCCAAGGTGGTGCCGGCCAGGAGCTGGAGCCCACCGTTGGCGCGGACCAGGAGTTCGTCGTCTTCGGGCAGAACCGGCACGTATTCGCGGATCGCATCGAGCGTCGGAGCGGCAGCAGCTACTCGCCCGCCGGGACTCGTCAGTGCCGAGTAGCCGCCGGTGATGAAGATCGGTGCGGTGAGTACGCGTCCTGCCGTCTGCAGCAACGATGATCCGAATGCCATGGAATTCTCCTTGAGGTTGGGGGTTTTGAGCCTAACCGACTGCCACCGTCAGCCTCAAAGCGCTTCGCCATGAGACGTCACGGTCGCGTTGGTCTCTGCCGATCCGCTGGGAGCAGCGACGAGCCGTGGCTGTTTGAATCCCAGCTCGGGCTGCCGACGGAACTGACCGGTGACGAGGAGGACGACGATGACGATCGCGGACACGATCCATCCGCTCACACCCAGGAAAGCCACAAGCGCCATGTCCGGTGCCTGCGCAGAACCATCGATGAAGAGTCCGAGCAGCATTCCAGCTGAACCGTTGAGTGCGGCATGCGCGGCGACGGCCGGCCAGACCGAGCCGGTGCGCAGCCGCAGCCAGCCGAAGAGGATTCCCACCATGACGCAGCCGCCGACCATGAACGCCAGACCCGTGATGTCGGGGCGAGCGAAGTTGTACCCGAGCAGGATCAGCGGTGCGTGCCACAGACCCCAGATCACTCCGACGATGAGCAGTGCCGGCCAGGTGCCCAGCGGTCGCAGGCTCGTCAGCAGCCAGCCGCGCCAACCGACTTCCTCGCCGAAGGCCACGGTGATATTGAACAGCGATCCCAACGCCATGATCGCCAGGTAGCCGACCACGGCCACGAGAACCGGGATCTCCTCCAACCCGGGCAGCTGTGCCAACTGCGCCTTGAACCCGGAGAGCCCGAGCAGATCAACCTGCATCCACCCGAACGCGGCACCCAGCAGATAGGCCACGGCGACCAGAACGAACACGCCGAAGAAGGCGAGTGCGGTCATCCCGAGCACCCGACCGAAGGGACGCAGCGGCCAGATACCCAGATACCGGACGATGCTGGACCGAGGCTCGCCGCTGCGCCGACGCTGGATGAGCATCGCCACGACCACCGCGATCAGCGGAGTGAACATCATGGCCATTCCCGAGACCTGCACGAGCATCACATTGCCGAGTCCCTCGCCGCTCAACCACAGCGGCAGGCACACGAGCCAGGCCAGGATCACCGCGACGGCGACGAAGACTGCGAACTCGAGCCACGGCACCTTCGCCGGCACGATCGCCAACGGTCTGCCTTTGGCATCCGTGCTCTCCCCCACCGATTCTCGCTCCGTCTCCCCCGCCGATTCTCTCGCCGAGGTGGCTGTGGGCTCCGTGCCCACGATGGCCTTGTCATTGCGATCCGTACCCGTGCTCACGGCTGCTCCTCATTTCCTGCGCCAGCGACCCTGCCCCAGCGCCTCGATTCTGCACCGATGCCGTTGTTCTGCCAACCCTGCGTTGCTCTTATGATCCAACCTACGTTGCCGCAGAGCACTGCACCTCCACCACGCGGATGAAATCGGCCTCACCCGCACGGCCGAGCGGCCCGAAACGAACCGCTCTCCACCGCCACCACCTCGGCGAGGGTCCGCCCGTTCCGCTTGTTCACATAAAAATACATATCTATGCATAACAATTCGACATGGGTTGTTCTGGCCGCTAAGCTGGACGGCATGTCGAAAGTATTGTCTTCGCTCCCTGTCGGTGAGCACGTTGGAATCGCCTTCTCCGGCGGACTGGATACGTCCTGCGCGGTCGCATGGATGCGCCACAAGGGCGCCATCCCCTGCACCTACACGGCCGATATCGGTCAGTATGACGAGCCCGACCTTGAATCGGTGACCGAACGTGCCAAGGAGTACGGCGCTGAGATCGCTCGCTTCGTCGATGCCAAGCGCCTCCTCGTCGAGGAGGGCTTCGTCGCTCTGCAGTGCGGTGCCTTCAACGTCCGCTCCGGCGGCAAGACCTACTTCAACACGACTCCCCTGGGTCGTGCGGTGACCGGAACGATGCTCGTGCGCGCCATGAAGGAAGACGGCGTCGACATCTGGGGCGACGGTTCGACCTACAAGGGCAACGACATCGAGCGCTTCTACCGCTACGGCCTCATGGCCAACCCGAAGCTGCGCATCTACAAGCCCTGGCTCGACGCGGACTTCGTCGAGGAGCTCGGCGGACGCCAGGAGATGAGCGAATGGCTCGTCGAGCACGGCTATCCCTATCGCGACTCCGCCGATAAGGCGTACTCCACCGATGCCAACATCTGGGGTGCGACCCACGAGGCGAAGAGCCTTGAGTTCCTTGATAACGGACTCGACATCGTCAATCCGATCATGGGCGTTGCCGCCTGGCGCGATGACGTCGAGGTCGCCACCGAAGAGGTCACCGTCGGATTCGAGGCCGGCCGCCCCGTGTCGATCAATGGTGAGAAGTTCGACGATCCCGTTGCCCTGGTCTTCAAGGCCAACGAGGTCGGTGGCCGGCACGGTCTCGGCGTCTCCGACCAGATCGAGAACCGCATCATTGAGGCCAAGTCGCGCGGCATCTACGAGGCCCCGGGCATGGCGCTGTTCCACATCACCTACGAGCGCCTGCTCAATGCCATCCACAACGAAGACACCATCGCGCTCTACCACGAAGAGGGTCGCCGTCTGGGTCGCCGGATGTACGAGGGACGCTGGTTGGATCCGCAGTCACTGATGCTGCGCGAATCGATGCAGCGCTGGGTCGCCTCGGCGATCACCGGCGAGGTCACCCTGCGCCTGCGCCGCGGTGACGACTACACGATCGTCAACACCCAGGGCCCCAACCTGTCTTACCACCCGGAGAAGCTGTCGATGGAGCGCGTGGGCGATGCCGCCTTCGGCCCCGAGGACCGGATCGGTCAGATGACCATGCGCAACCTCGACATCGCCGATTCGCGCGCCCGCCTCGAGCAGTACGCGGCCATGGGCATCGTCTCGGGCCCGACCTCGGAGCTCGTCGGGTCACTTGAGGCCGGTGGCGCCGAGGAGATCGCAAACTCGGGTGCCGATGTTGATGCCGCCAGCGACCTTGCAGGCCTGTCCGCAGCATTCGACGCCGGTACGGACTGATTCGGCACAGATAGCGGGGACACCGACGCCGAGCCACGCTCGATGATCAACGGTTGGCGCATTCGCTTCGATTTCACACGAGATTTCGAAGTGAATGCGCCAACCGTTTCGTCCATTCATCGCCGTCGCTGCGGCTGGAGCAGCTGGCGGAGCGGCCCCGCTGCATTGACCTGTGGGCCCTGCGTGCACAGACTGAGACGATGATCGAGATGAGGCCGGGCTTTCACATGCTGCCGACCGACCAGCTCAACGAGACGATTGCAGGTTGGTCCGGGGCTCGCTTCGATGTGCTGTGGCAGCCAGACGACGACACTGCTCTGCTTGGCCGAGGGTCACGGGCACTCGTCATGATCGAAGATGACACGACCGAACGACAGTTGGGCCCCGGACCGGTCGTCATCACTGATCAACTGCCATCGGACATCGAGTGGGCGATCGCCCCAGTGACCGTTCCCGCAGGAACCTATGCAGCCTGCCGAATCGGCGCTGACCCTCTGAGGTTCCTCATTCTCGACGAACCCACTGACGTCTTCGGAGACCGCTGATGTCTCCTGAGTCCCGTGCGCATTCCCTCGCCGAGGTGATCGAACGCGAACTGCGTGCTCATGGCTCTTCCGTACGCGCGGAGAAGGAACGGGCGTACCTCAAGAGTGAGCTCGTCCACTATGGCGTCGGCGTGCCCGACACTCGGGCTGTGGTGCGTGAGGCCCTGCGAGGAGCGGAGTTGGATCACGAAGTGGTCGTCGCGCTTGCCGAGGCGCTGTGGAACCCGGACCTCATCGGAATCGACGCTGCTGTCTTTGATCTCCGCAGTGCGGCCACGATGGTGCTCATCCAAGCGAAGGACCACCTCGGCGCCGGTGACAGTCTCTTCCTGGAACGACTGCTGCGGCAGGCACATACTTGGGCCCTTGTCGATCCCCTCGCAGGGGACGCTGTCGGTCCTCTTGCCGAATACGATCCGGAGTTCGATCCAGTGCTGGAACGCTGGGCCAGTGACGAGGATTTCTGGATCCGACGCTCTGCCCTGCTGGCCCACCTCAGGCCTCTGCGGGAGGGACGCGGAGACTTCGAGCGATTCACGCGATATGCCGACGCCATGCTCGAGGAGAAGGAGTTCTTCATCCGCAAGGCCATCGGGTGGGTGCTGCGTGACACGGCCCGCACACGGCCAGATATGGTCTTCAAGTGGATGCTGCCACGCGCCGATCGAGCCTCAGGTGTGACCATGCGCGAAGTGGTGAAACGTCTGTCCCCTGACCAGCGAGATGCACTGCTTGCGGCTAGAGAGACTTCGCGAAGTCGAGCAGGATCTCGTTGAACGCCTCGGGCTGTTCGATGTTGGCCGCATGCCCATCCTCAGGGATGCTAACCGAGGTGCCGATCGGGGCAAGACCGGCCGATGCGGCTGCGTGCGCTGCCGGCCAGTGCTCGCTTTCGGCTCCTGCGACGAAGAGCACGGGCACATCCGTCCCCTCGATCACGGGGCGCCAGTCGGCCTTGGCATGGTCGTTCAGCAGTGCGAGCTCTCCGCGGGTGAGTTTGCGGTCCACGCCCTTCATAGCCTTGAGCAGACGCAGCAGGCGCCTACCCCTCTTCCAGATGGGCGTGCCGTGTCCGGTCGGAGGGATTTCCTCGGCGAAGTAGGTCTCGGCGTTGGATTCGTCGAAGCCGTAGTATCCGTGGGACCAGTCGGCAGTGTTGAGCATCTTCGGCGTCTGGTCGACGATCGTGATTCCGGCAATGCGGTCGGCGCGAAATTGGGAGAGATAGGACCAGATGGTGCTGCCGCCCATCGACCCACCCACGAGAAGAACATCGTTAAGGGCCAATGCCTCCAGGACCTGCGCCACGTCCTGGCCGCGGCGCTCCATGGTCACTCCGGCTTGGGGATGTTCGGCGCTTCCGTGGCCGCGCAGATCGACACAGAACACCTGGTAACCCGCCTGCGTCAGCGGTCCGACCTGGTAGCGCCA
Coding sequences within it:
- the chrA gene encoding chromate efflux transporter is translated as MGEAMADVGNERRHPGTIGEVFWAFLRLGVTSFGGPVAHLGFFRETFVARRKWLSDGAYADLVALCQFLPGPASSQVGMAIGLQRAGLGGLLAAWFAFTMPSAIVLVAFALGVAAFGGDTGLGWLAGLKAAAVAVVAQAVLGMAKNLTPDAKRATIAGAAMIIILLIPSPLVQVAAIVVGGVVGLVWLRREAAQDEAARDEAAQDGASKSPDADEQSAGDSARPDFGVRTSRKVGLVALTTFIVLLVALPILTAVTGDASLRLVDVFYRAGALVFGGGHVVLPLLEAETVATGLVGHDSFLAGYGAAQAVPGPLFSFAAFLGASTTTGPTGLIGAAIALLAIFLPAALLVIAALPFWERLRSAQAVRRALLGVNAAVVGILAAALYDPVFTQGITSPATLALAVGVFIAQVKWKLPAWAAVIAAGLIGFAFL
- a CDS encoding response regulator, producing MTIRVILVDDHPVVRAGLRSVIDAPDHIAVIGEASTGEEALDLVDEFAPDVVLCDLRLGEGIDGIEVTKRLNARPSKPAVLILTTFDNDSEIVAALNAGAAGYLLKDINPEDISTAIEKASRGETYLPPEISSKVVAAMRNPGPKLTRRERDVVKLLATGASNAQIAQELFVTEATVKSHLVNVFTKLGVESRSRAIRVAEDQGLV
- a CDS encoding sensor histidine kinase, translated to MELRGWTERTMEIGQHAMALALTVISCIRAIDAGAAPLAAFAVSIVFLGWYALGAVRAARSGAIVLAKWWLLVLAVAWLCTLLVSAEFIWIAFVLWLLAGHLFSLRIAVVFTALTYIATVVAPLAHYGAVGTASIIGSLIGAVFALGLSRGYIELLREGRRREELLQSLELAHQNLLDLQDELALTQRHAGEIQERTRVSRDIHDTIAQEISSIRLIAHAEVDRTSDAHAAQVLRQVEDLAAQSSRDVRRIIAALAPAELEDGALTAALRRLLTRLEDDTSIRGRVEVDETVPSLPAEVEVALLRTAQSALANVRQHSHASRVMVSLMDLDGSIRMDIVDDGVGMADPEARKRESESGFGLDFIGSRMRELGGELVIETTPGSGFAISATLPNNPTLTFRQNNLGEGGDVEGQRTQGDSA
- a CDS encoding MMPL family transporter, which codes for MNTTLTKSAHTLVSKRGSWFVLGGIVILVTLLFGLLSGPGEDRANESAPADSESTQAAQLLQKFPDADKQSVMVVASHEDGSTLSSDEQAELGKLGGTLGDYIDSSQNGDSTQNGDSSQNGDSSQNGESSDAADSVSGDDASQASRPIMSEDGKAALLMVPIEVGLTNSDTAETVDGLRDFIADDSQAGALEDSGMSLLVTGGPAIGADIASAFGGADFTLLIVTIVIVALLLIITYRSPILWLLPLIVIGTADGLASTVTGAIGDVLDLQFDTGIISVLVFGAGANYALLFISRYREELGRESDHRLALRSAWTHTASTILASNLTVVLSLLSLVFAVIPGTRGLGITAAVGLIIAAAAVLFALPPVLAICGKGVFWPFVPKVQDATDETAADETAADEATAATSAATPAAKPSIWRTIATRVVKKPGIHLGAGIVILGVMATGLIGTSVGLDQSEKFRVQSESAQGLDVLSEHFPPGESQPIWVVADSAHADQVADSVSDIDGVVRANVIDETTAEGTSISKVMVTGEYEPDSPAGLDLITDIRSDVHAIDGANAQVGGAAATELDARDGNAQDFLTIAPMILAISFIILLGILRAPLVAGTLLVVNVASSAAAIGLGAFLSRAMFGQAALDAQVPILAFLFLVALGIDYSIFLSHRAKKESVVHGARQGMIEAISHTGGVITSAGIVLAGVFAALGMLPLMVLGQLGLIVGVGVLVDTILVRTVIVPAIISLVGNKMWWPNKAITHSEYKYADEGQTDEVLADEAQTDGVQADGASTQGTPLLAESDRDEATASAGHGRH
- a CDS encoding isochorismatase family protein, which gives rise to MGKALLIVDIQNDFTEGGALGVNGGDRVAEEVTRYVDTHADEYDAIIASRDWHDADSDNGGHFSQDPDFVDTWPVHCVADSEGAAYDPLLSVDAITDHVRKGRGTPDYSAFQGTTDAGEHLGDLLTRLTIAEVDVVGIATDHCVRATVLDALKGGWSVRVLQDLIAGVGKDSSTLALAEMDAAGASIA
- a CDS encoding DoxX family protein; translation: MAFGSSLLQTAGRVLTAPIFITGGYSALTSPGGRVAAAAPTLDAIREYVPVLPEDDELLVRANGGLQLLAGTTLALGIKPRLSALALAGSLVPTTLAGHSFWEMDGADAAAHKTHFSKNVAALGGLLLVAGAQTTKQAAKKAAQKAAAKAAKQAQKKALKQG
- a CDS encoding CPBP family intramembrane glutamic endopeptidase; the encoded protein is MSTGTDRNDKAIVGTEPTATSARESAGETERESVGESTDAKGRPLAIVPAKVPWLEFAVFVAVAVILAWLVCLPLWLSGEGLGNVMLVQVSGMAMMFTPLIAVVVAMLIQRRRSGEPRSSIVRYLGIWPLRPFGRVLGMTALAFFGVFVLVAVAYLLGAAFGWMQVDLLGLSGFKAQLAQLPGLEEIPVLVAVVGYLAIMALGSLFNITVAFGEEVGWRGWLLTSLRPLGTWPALLIVGVIWGLWHAPLILLGYNFARPDITGLAFMVGGCVMVGILFGWLRLRTGSVWPAVAAHAALNGSAGMLLGLFIDGSAQAPDMALVAFLGVSGWIVSAIVIVVLLVTGQFRRQPELGFKQPRLVAAPSGSAETNATVTSHGEAL